The Citrifermentans bemidjiense Bem genome window below encodes:
- a CDS encoding four-helix bundle copper-binding protein, translating to MKTMDMLNAHPKRTSLDLTVVTECVNALVECADVCTSCADACLGEEQVQTLARCIRLNLDCADICQTTARVLSRQTEPAPLLLRAQLDSCAIACRACAQECEVHSEMHQHCRICRASCLNCEKICQETLSRLSEGSRTSLL from the coding sequence ATGAAAACAATGGATATGCTGAACGCCCACCCGAAAAGGACCAGCCTGGATCTCACTGTCGTCACCGAATGCGTCAATGCCTTGGTCGAATGCGCCGATGTCTGCACCTCCTGCGCGGATGCCTGCCTCGGGGAGGAGCAGGTGCAGACGTTGGCCAGATGCATCAGGTTGAACCTCGACTGCGCGGACATCTGCCAGACGACGGCGCGGGTTTTGTCGCGCCAGACCGAGCCGGCGCCGCTACTTTTGCGGGCCCAACTGGACAGCTGCGCCATCGCCTGCCGGGCCTGTGCCCAGGAATGCGAGGTGCACTCCGAAATGCACCAGCACTGCAGGATCTGCCGCGCATCCTGCCTCAACTGTGAAAAGATCTGCCAGGAGACGCTTTCCCGCCTCTCCGAAGGGAGCAGGACCAGCCTGTTATAA
- the ercA gene encoding alcohol dehydrogenase-like regulatory protein ErcA, which produces MAEGLELRKFLAPEFICGAGARQLAGRYAKNLGGRKILVVSDPGVVEAGWTKDVTDSLEAAGLSYVLFTAITPNPKVEEVMAGVALYQAERCDLLVAVGGGSPIDCAKGIGIVSTNKRHILDFEGVDMVTSPMPPLICIPTTGGTSADVSQFAIISNPMERVKIAIISKSVVPDIALIDPVTLTTMDPYLTACTGLDAMTHAIEAFVSTARSNMTDLHALEALRLLSASLVPSIRNPEDLNLRGDVMMGSLQAGLAFSNAILGATHAMAHSLGGALDLAHGECNAILLDHVIEFNFAASPERFERIAQVMGLDLRGLGDQESKKALLRHVRELKAQAGVARTLAEVGVGVSDLSLFSEHALKDPCMATNPRRPSKRDIEVVYEESL; this is translated from the coding sequence ATGGCGGAAGGTCTCGAACTGAGGAAATTTCTGGCCCCCGAGTTTATTTGCGGCGCCGGAGCGCGGCAACTGGCCGGCAGATACGCCAAGAACCTCGGCGGGCGCAAGATACTGGTGGTGTCGGACCCCGGGGTGGTCGAGGCGGGGTGGACCAAGGACGTGACCGACAGCCTGGAGGCCGCCGGTCTTTCCTATGTCCTCTTCACCGCCATCACCCCGAACCCCAAGGTCGAAGAGGTCATGGCCGGGGTGGCGCTCTACCAGGCGGAGCGCTGCGACCTGCTGGTCGCGGTCGGCGGGGGGAGCCCCATCGACTGCGCCAAGGGGATCGGCATAGTCAGCACCAACAAGAGGCACATCCTCGATTTCGAAGGGGTGGACATGGTGACCTCCCCCATGCCCCCCTTGATCTGCATCCCCACCACCGGGGGAACCTCCGCCGACGTCTCCCAGTTCGCCATCATCAGCAACCCCATGGAGAGGGTCAAGATCGCCATCATCAGCAAGTCGGTCGTCCCCGACATCGCCCTCATCGACCCCGTCACCCTCACCACCATGGATCCCTACCTGACCGCCTGCACCGGGCTAGACGCCATGACCCACGCCATCGAGGCCTTCGTTTCCACGGCCCGCTCCAACATGACCGACCTGCACGCCCTGGAGGCGCTGCGCCTGCTCTCGGCCAGCCTCGTCCCCAGCATACGCAATCCCGAGGACCTGAACCTGCGCGGCGACGTCATGATGGGGAGCCTGCAGGCCGGGCTCGCCTTCTCCAACGCCATCCTCGGTGCCACCCACGCCATGGCGCATAGTCTAGGGGGCGCGCTCGACCTGGCGCACGGGGAGTGCAACGCCATCCTGCTGGACCACGTCATAGAGTTCAACTTCGCCGCGTCGCCGGAGCGGTTCGAGCGCATAGCCCAGGTCATGGGGCTCGACCTGCGGGGCCTGGGGGATCAGGAGAGTAAAAAGGCACTCTTGCGGCATGTCAGGGAGCTGAAGGCCCAAGCGGGGGTGGCCCGGACCCTGGCCGAGGTAGGGGTGGGGGTGAGCGACCTCTCCCTGTTCAGCGAGCATGCCCTCAAAGACCCCTGCATGGCGACGAACCCGCGCCGCCCCTCCAAGAGGGACATCGAGGTCGTGTATGAAGAAAGCCTCTGA
- a CDS encoding DUF362 domain-containing protein codes for MERRSFIKLLGLCSILLPGSLRELFAAQGPVVAVSQGSDHAAAARKAIAALGGMQRFVKAGQTVVVKPNIGWDRTPEFAATTNPAVVKALVEECLKAGAKKVKVFDRTCNDARRCYASSGIEAALKGMENVEVKHLEEERFKKVALNGKALKDCELYGEALSADVYINVPVAKHHGLSRLTLGMKNVMGIMGGNRGSIHKNLDQALADVNSYFKPQLTVIDATRILTAHGPQGGNLADVKVLNQVIASTDMVAADAYATTLFGLKPSDIAVTRTAYQRGLGEMNLDRIRVVKA; via the coding sequence ATGGAAAGAAGAAGTTTCATCAAGCTGCTCGGTCTTTGCTCGATCTTGCTGCCCGGTTCGCTGCGGGAACTTTTCGCCGCCCAAGGTCCGGTGGTAGCCGTTTCCCAAGGAAGCGACCACGCAGCCGCCGCGCGCAAGGCGATCGCCGCGCTGGGGGGGATGCAGCGCTTCGTCAAGGCGGGGCAGACCGTCGTGGTCAAACCGAACATCGGCTGGGACCGGACGCCGGAATTCGCCGCCACCACCAATCCGGCCGTAGTGAAAGCCCTCGTCGAGGAGTGCCTGAAGGCGGGGGCCAAGAAGGTAAAGGTCTTCGACCGTACCTGCAACGACGCCCGTCGCTGCTACGCCAGCAGCGGCATCGAGGCGGCACTGAAGGGAATGGAAAACGTCGAGGTAAAGCACCTGGAAGAGGAGCGCTTCAAGAAGGTGGCGTTGAACGGCAAGGCGCTCAAGGATTGCGAACTCTATGGCGAGGCGCTCTCCGCCGACGTCTACATCAACGTCCCGGTGGCAAAGCACCACGGACTGAGCCGCCTCACCCTGGGGATGAAGAACGTGATGGGGATCATGGGGGGCAACCGCGGCTCGATCCACAAGAACCTCGACCAGGCGCTGGCAGACGTGAACAGCTACTTCAAGCCCCAGCTCACCGTGATAGACGCCACCAGGATACTCACCGCCCACGGCCCCCAAGGGGGGAACCTGGCAGACGTCAAGGTCCTGAACCAGGTGATCGCCTCCACCGACATGGTCGCGGCCGACGCCTATGCCACCACGCTCTTCGGTTTGAAGCCCTCCGACATCGCCGTCACCAGGACGGCCTACCAGCGCGGGCTGGGGGAGATGAACCTGGACCGGATCAGGGTGGTCAAGGCATGA
- a CDS encoding methyl-accepting chemotaxis protein, whose amino-acid sequence MSTIRSKIVLNLVVLFLTVFGIVAFEYGNIEKLGRIQDEGAKRSKDAVLAKEASMGGLALYRIIADAEINRNLDETAKSWNETKTEVLKNIAAVETSVDTAEEKKITADVKAAVNDVVNLFEGQMLPLLKTTDGVTPELRALDAQIDEKVAKVEVGVDKIVASMQKEMEAADEEFDADRRMAIVEAVVAGVAGLLLLMVVGLLLLRSIMRSIDAMRVVMTAVHEGDLTRRVEIDSKDELGIMSREFNGIIGRLHEMINHISDTSNQVVAASAQLSATAERIANGAEEVAAQSSTVATAGEEMSTTSGDIALTCQKASEGAKLAAESASGGASLVERTVSVMGEIAAKVQESARTVETLGERSDQIGAIIVTIEDIADQTNLLALNAAIEAARAGEQGRGFAVVADEVRALAERTTRATREIDEMIKAIQRETKGAVAAMEQGVGQVEAGTREAAKSGDALREILEQVHDVAMQVNQVATAAEEQTATTSEISSSMQQISQVVRDTASGAHESATAAHQLNGTAEQLQRLVQQFRL is encoded by the coding sequence ATGTCCACCATCAGGTCCAAGATCGTACTCAATCTCGTCGTTCTTTTCCTCACCGTTTTCGGGATCGTCGCCTTCGAGTACGGCAACATAGAAAAGCTCGGCCGGATTCAGGATGAGGGGGCGAAACGCTCCAAAGACGCGGTTCTGGCCAAGGAGGCCTCCATGGGAGGGCTCGCGCTGTACCGGATAATTGCCGACGCGGAGATAAACCGGAACCTCGACGAGACCGCGAAGAGCTGGAATGAGACAAAGACGGAGGTCTTGAAAAACATCGCAGCCGTAGAGACATCCGTCGATACGGCGGAGGAGAAGAAGATAACGGCTGATGTCAAGGCCGCTGTCAACGATGTGGTGAACCTGTTCGAGGGGCAGATGCTTCCTCTCCTGAAGACGACCGACGGCGTCACGCCGGAGCTGCGCGCGCTCGACGCTCAAATCGATGAAAAGGTCGCGAAGGTCGAGGTGGGAGTCGACAAAATTGTCGCTTCCATGCAAAAGGAGATGGAAGCGGCGGACGAGGAGTTCGACGCTGACCGCAGGATGGCGATTGTGGAGGCGGTGGTGGCCGGAGTCGCAGGTCTGCTGCTGCTGATGGTAGTGGGGCTCTTGTTGCTGAGGAGCATCATGCGCTCCATCGATGCCATGAGAGTGGTCATGACCGCGGTGCACGAGGGGGATCTGACCAGGCGGGTGGAGATCGACAGCAAGGACGAACTCGGCATCATGAGCCGGGAGTTCAACGGGATCATCGGGAGACTGCACGAGATGATCAATCATATTTCCGATACCTCCAACCAGGTGGTGGCCGCTTCCGCACAGCTGAGCGCGACTGCGGAACGTATCGCCAACGGCGCGGAGGAGGTCGCGGCGCAATCCTCGACCGTCGCCACGGCGGGTGAGGAGATGTCGACGACTTCAGGGGACATAGCTCTCACCTGCCAGAAAGCCTCCGAGGGAGCGAAGCTTGCCGCCGAATCGGCCAGCGGCGGCGCAAGCCTGGTGGAAAGAACCGTTTCGGTCATGGGCGAGATCGCCGCCAAGGTCCAGGAATCGGCCCGGACGGTGGAAACCCTTGGCGAACGCAGCGATCAGATCGGCGCCATCATCGTGACCATCGAGGACATCGCGGACCAGACCAATCTCCTGGCGCTGAACGCCGCCATCGAAGCAGCCCGCGCCGGCGAACAGGGGCGGGGCTTCGCGGTGGTGGCGGACGAGGTCCGCGCCCTCGCCGAGCGCACCACCCGGGCCACCAGGGAGATCGACGAGATGATCAAGGCGATCCAGAGGGAGACCAAGGGGGCCGTGGCAGCCATGGAGCAGGGGGTCGGGCAGGTGGAGGCGGGAACCAGGGAGGCGGCGAAGTCCGGAGACGCCCTGCGCGAAATCCTGGAGCAGGTGCACGACGTCGCCATGCAGGTGAACCAGGTCGCTACCGCCGCGGAGGAGCAGACCGCCACCACCAGCGAGATTTCCAGCAGCATGCAGCAGATATCCCAGGTAGTGCGGGACACCGCGTCGGGAGCCCACGAATCCGCGACCGCGGCGCATCAACTAAACGGGACTGCCGAACAGCTGCAAAGGCTGGTGCAGCAGTTCAGGCTCTGA
- a CDS encoding 4Fe-4S binding protein, producing the protein MKFPRPPRISQLFFLLLFLILFLMTEYRGSDRIVAAVNGFFRADPLTAVSSMLAVKGYLPLLFPGLLVLALSLILGRFFCGWICPLGTLLDLATGRIGKLGPVRALQGSAKYWLLLPLLFASLFGLNLAGLFDPIAILLRALTFFFHPLLGETARGGWKSLYGLIEERRDFLDPGYHLLRDYLLPFRETLYPLAFLSAFLFFLVLFLERYEKRCWCRRLCPLGTLLGLVSRFGPLRRVPSKLCPDCRACREHCPTSFDRELLQMDECILCLQCALNCPSQRVRFDFRGMRPEAGPVMERRVLLGGLLGGFVLARTFRFREPEAKARMLRPPGVREEGEFLEKCVRCGECMKVCLRSALYPAFLQAGPEALYTPVLVPRLGYCEYNCTLCGQVCPTGAIPDLAVEAKKREVIGKAVFDKNHCLPFAKRVDCIVCEEHCPIPQKAIRSELVELTGFQGEKLQVKQPYVVSELCNGCGICENVCPLEAKSAIEVFAVKDRTPLPPPADAPSAPASQPPGGAPPDPYAGGNG; encoded by the coding sequence ATGAAGTTTCCGCGCCCCCCCCGCATCTCGCAGCTTTTCTTCCTCCTCCTCTTCCTGATCCTTTTCCTGATGACCGAGTACCGCGGCAGCGACCGGATCGTCGCCGCGGTGAACGGGTTCTTCCGGGCCGATCCGCTCACCGCCGTTAGCAGCATGCTGGCGGTGAAGGGTTACCTTCCGCTGCTCTTCCCCGGGCTCCTGGTGCTGGCCCTCTCCTTGATCCTCGGGCGTTTTTTCTGCGGCTGGATCTGTCCGCTGGGAACCCTCCTCGACCTTGCGACCGGCAGGATAGGGAAGCTCGGCCCGGTCAGGGCGCTTCAGGGGAGCGCCAAATACTGGCTTCTGCTCCCGTTACTCTTCGCTTCCCTGTTCGGGCTCAACCTGGCCGGGCTCTTCGATCCTATCGCCATCCTGTTGCGCGCCCTCACCTTCTTCTTCCACCCGCTTTTGGGAGAGACGGCGCGCGGCGGCTGGAAATCCCTCTACGGTTTGATCGAGGAGCGCCGGGACTTCCTCGACCCCGGCTACCACCTGCTGCGCGACTACCTCCTCCCTTTCCGGGAGACGCTCTACCCACTGGCCTTCCTATCCGCGTTCCTCTTCTTCCTGGTCCTCTTCCTGGAGCGCTACGAAAAGCGCTGCTGGTGCCGCCGGCTCTGCCCTTTGGGGACCCTGCTGGGCCTCGTCTCCCGCTTCGGCCCACTGCGGCGGGTCCCCTCGAAGCTCTGCCCCGACTGCCGCGCCTGCCGCGAGCATTGCCCGACCTCCTTTGACCGCGAGCTGCTGCAGATGGACGAGTGCATCCTCTGTCTTCAATGCGCGCTCAACTGCCCGTCGCAACGGGTCCGATTCGATTTTAGGGGGATGCGGCCTGAGGCGGGGCCGGTAATGGAGCGGCGGGTCCTGCTGGGGGGGCTTCTAGGAGGCTTCGTCCTTGCCAGGACCTTCCGCTTCCGGGAGCCGGAAGCCAAGGCGAGGATGCTGCGACCTCCCGGGGTGCGGGAGGAGGGGGAATTCCTGGAGAAATGCGTGCGCTGCGGGGAGTGCATGAAGGTCTGCCTGAGAAGCGCCCTTTACCCTGCCTTCCTGCAGGCGGGGCCGGAGGCGCTCTACACCCCGGTCCTGGTGCCGCGCCTGGGATACTGCGAGTACAACTGCACCCTCTGCGGCCAGGTCTGCCCCACCGGCGCCATCCCCGATCTTGCCGTCGAGGCGAAAAAGCGCGAGGTGATCGGCAAGGCGGTCTTCGACAAGAACCACTGCCTCCCCTTCGCCAAAAGGGTGGACTGCATCGTCTGCGAGGAGCACTGCCCGATCCCGCAAAAGGCGATCCGCTCCGAACTGGTGGAGCTGACCGGTTTCCAGGGGGAGAAGCTGCAGGTGAAGCAGCCGTACGTGGTGAGCGAGCTCTGCAACGGCTGCGGCATCTGCGAGAACGTCTGCCCGCTGGAAGCAAAGTCCGCCATCGAGGTCTTCGCGGTGAAGGACCGCACCCCTCTGCCCCCTCCCGCCGACGCGCCGTCCGCACCGGCCTCACAGCCCCCCGGCGGAGCCCCTCCCGATCCCTATGCAGGAGGTAACGGCTGA